A part of Myxococcus landrumus genomic DNA contains:
- a CDS encoding TonB-dependent receptor, with protein sequence MKTSLLRGGGALALLLVAFFATLPLPALAAGQNYGRMAGYVYDPTGAPLAEVPLTVSGPALQQPQSRTSGEDGRFEFDTLPPGENYVLEVNVPGFAPIKKTGITVLLGQASQVDVKLEVFTETQAVATYEIVEKVNPIINPDSAQTGAVMTAEKAATSPVFTQVQAMPQLVAGVGQGNAPSLRAGLSRYGKFYIDGMDTSDVVDGSISSPMSFYAVENFEVITGGLDAQYNSLGLIENVVSKSGSNKFTYDVTMILSPAWANAKYRGAANQNPNVANYTQNEVPLSETAFYSPLVGVGGPIIKDKLWFYFSGQWNFSKRETPLGEENRPSNTETRLARLKLTWQPTPKDRVSLAFNYDNNNITNQVSSTFASPEAETKIDRGGFFTIVNYDRSFTDNVLFQLQTGITYKDIWNGPMDEDSQDIAHIYNSTTYRNAGALRNEVGNLVTEERMRFQFDPTLLFKVKNHQMKAGVQVSYLSGDKTAQVIGNRRFNDRNGECNPDDPSTFQYCNERIDFYNTDGVQAPLTTEASVLTAGAFIQDRWNVNRYLTLVAGLRADLGRLYGDNNQFITNLVGIGPRFSATYDIFGNRSTLVKAHYGRSNEVGDVFIAQHANPELLQVRSTFAGGAFADCAPDTVGNTQCSVAGGASGRFFDKSSHTPPSVDEVSLGLHHAISEGAVIGTDLTYRKYSNMWVDEEVNRIWDPSGQRVIGYVDNVNHTVVKIHNPDEAWRDYKGVDLWAQGRTGAWDLLASYTLGFSNGTVGDYFDGYGANPRFKKFFEGPSPEDIRHTIKGAVGYTTTFGLDFGVRFNYRTGAPMWMFQEGSVDRQRVVRSPRGTGHAYNTSNGIPDFNDPAAISELRQPSQFLFDVQARYDLNRIVKTQETKMELTLILFNVLNNSDVTFVQEQWRSNNNRFGTATSRRSPMQAELLLRVRN encoded by the coding sequence ATGAAGACCTCCCTCCTCCGAGGCGGCGGCGCGCTCGCGCTGCTGCTTGTCGCGTTCTTCGCGACGCTTCCCCTGCCCGCGCTCGCCGCGGGTCAGAACTACGGCCGCATGGCCGGTTACGTCTATGACCCGACGGGCGCGCCGCTCGCCGAGGTGCCGCTCACGGTGAGTGGCCCGGCGCTGCAGCAGCCCCAGTCCCGCACCAGCGGCGAGGACGGCCGCTTCGAGTTCGACACCCTGCCCCCGGGTGAGAACTACGTCCTCGAGGTCAACGTCCCGGGCTTCGCCCCCATCAAGAAGACGGGCATCACCGTCCTGCTGGGCCAGGCCTCGCAGGTGGACGTGAAGCTGGAGGTGTTCACCGAGACGCAGGCGGTGGCCACCTACGAGATTGTCGAGAAGGTCAACCCCATCATCAACCCGGACTCCGCGCAGACCGGCGCGGTGATGACGGCGGAGAAGGCGGCCACCTCGCCTGTCTTCACGCAGGTGCAGGCCATGCCGCAGCTCGTCGCGGGCGTCGGCCAGGGCAACGCCCCCAGCCTCCGCGCCGGCCTGTCGCGCTACGGCAAGTTCTACATCGACGGCATGGACACGTCCGACGTGGTGGACGGCAGCATCAGCTCGCCGATGAGCTTCTACGCGGTGGAGAACTTCGAGGTCATCACGGGCGGCCTGGATGCCCAGTACAACTCGCTGGGCCTCATCGAGAACGTCGTCAGCAAGAGCGGCTCCAACAAGTTCACCTACGACGTGACGATGATTCTGTCGCCGGCGTGGGCCAACGCGAAGTACCGGGGCGCGGCCAACCAGAACCCCAACGTCGCCAACTACACGCAGAACGAGGTCCCGCTGTCCGAGACGGCCTTCTACAGCCCGCTCGTCGGCGTGGGCGGTCCCATCATCAAGGACAAGCTGTGGTTCTACTTCTCCGGCCAGTGGAACTTCTCCAAGCGCGAGACGCCGCTGGGCGAGGAGAACCGCCCGTCCAACACCGAGACGCGCCTGGCCCGCCTGAAGCTCACCTGGCAGCCCACGCCGAAGGACCGCGTGTCCCTGGCGTTCAACTACGACAACAACAACATCACCAACCAGGTCTCGTCGACGTTCGCCTCGCCCGAGGCGGAGACGAAGATTGACCGCGGTGGCTTCTTCACCATCGTCAACTACGACCGCAGCTTCACCGACAACGTCCTGTTCCAGCTCCAGACGGGTATCACCTACAAGGACATCTGGAACGGTCCGATGGACGAGGACTCGCAGGACATCGCCCACATCTACAACAGCACCACGTACCGGAACGCCGGCGCGCTGCGCAACGAAGTGGGCAACCTGGTCACGGAAGAGCGCATGCGCTTCCAGTTCGACCCCACGCTGCTCTTCAAGGTGAAGAACCACCAGATGAAGGCGGGCGTGCAGGTCAGCTACCTGAGCGGCGACAAGACGGCGCAGGTGATTGGCAACCGCCGCTTCAACGACCGCAACGGCGAGTGCAACCCGGATGACCCGTCCACGTTCCAGTACTGCAACGAGCGCATCGACTTCTACAACACCGATGGCGTCCAGGCGCCGCTGACCACGGAGGCCTCGGTGCTGACCGCCGGCGCCTTCATCCAGGACCGCTGGAACGTCAACCGCTACCTGACGCTCGTCGCCGGCCTCCGCGCGGACCTGGGCCGTCTGTACGGTGACAACAACCAGTTCATCACCAACCTGGTGGGCATCGGCCCGCGCTTCTCCGCCACGTACGACATCTTCGGCAACCGCTCGACGCTGGTGAAGGCGCACTACGGCCGCTCCAACGAGGTCGGCGACGTGTTCATCGCGCAGCACGCCAACCCGGAGCTGCTCCAGGTTCGCTCCACCTTCGCGGGTGGCGCGTTCGCGGACTGTGCGCCCGACACCGTTGGCAACACGCAGTGCAGCGTCGCGGGTGGCGCGTCCGGCCGCTTCTTCGACAAGAGCAGCCACACGCCGCCGAGCGTGGATGAGGTGTCGCTGGGCCTGCACCACGCCATCAGCGAGGGCGCCGTCATCGGCACCGACCTGACCTACCGCAAGTACTCCAACATGTGGGTCGACGAGGAGGTCAACCGCATCTGGGACCCCTCCGGCCAGCGCGTGATTGGCTACGTGGACAACGTGAACCACACGGTCGTGAAGATCCACAACCCGGACGAGGCCTGGCGTGACTACAAGGGCGTGGACCTGTGGGCGCAGGGCCGCACCGGCGCGTGGGACCTGCTGGCCAGCTACACCCTGGGCTTCAGCAACGGCACCGTGGGCGACTACTTCGACGGCTACGGCGCCAACCCGCGCTTCAAGAAGTTCTTCGAGGGTCCGTCCCCCGAGGACATCCGCCACACCATCAAGGGCGCCGTCGGCTACACCACGACGTTCGGCCTCGATTTCGGCGTGCGCTTCAACTACCGCACGGGCGCGCCCATGTGGATGTTCCAGGAAGGCAGCGTGGACCGTCAGCGCGTCGTCCGCTCGCCGCGCGGCACCGGCCACGCCTACAACACCAGCAACGGCATCCCGGACTTCAATGACCCGGCGGCCATCTCCGAGCTGCGCCAGCCGAGCCAGTTCCTGTTCGACGTCCAGGCCCGCTACGACCTGAACCGCATCGTGAAGACGCAGGAGACGAAGATGGAGCTCACGCTCATCCTCTTCAACGTCCTGAACAACAGCGACGTCACGTTCGTCCAGGAGCAGTGGCGCTCGAACAACAACCGCTTCGGCACGGCGACCAGCCGCCGCAGCCCGATGCAGGCCGAGCTGCTGCTGCGCGTGCGCAACTAG
- a CDS encoding helix-turn-helix transcriptional regulator, whose translation MKREPVIDRLDRVLGLLASRPSWTAPELAKELGVCVRTVRRDLSRLEARGVPIESDAGRGGGVRVPPRTGLGRVQLDAHEVLDLLLALALAEQLRSPLLLSTLKGLRQKLATSFPPEDRARVSGLRRRILVGPSSKNIAATWKPPKAAVLRPIQEAFFEQRALELTYRTNDVSTVRVVEPHYLLLSWPAWFLLVWDHLRGAVRMLRVDRIESTRITASTFRIRSSEAMLASLGDIFSAL comes from the coding sequence TTGAAGCGTGAACCTGTCATCGACCGGCTGGACCGCGTCCTCGGGCTGCTCGCCTCCCGGCCCTCCTGGACGGCCCCGGAGCTGGCGAAGGAGCTGGGCGTCTGCGTGCGCACGGTCCGCAGGGACCTGTCCCGGCTCGAGGCCCGTGGAGTCCCCATCGAGTCGGACGCGGGACGGGGCGGCGGTGTGCGAGTGCCCCCTCGGACGGGGCTGGGGCGCGTCCAGTTGGACGCCCACGAGGTCCTCGACCTGCTCCTCGCCCTGGCGCTCGCGGAGCAACTGCGCTCTCCGCTGCTGCTGTCGACGCTCAAGGGACTGAGGCAGAAGCTCGCCACGTCGTTCCCACCGGAGGACCGCGCCCGGGTGAGCGGGCTGCGCCGGAGGATTCTCGTCGGTCCCAGCTCGAAGAACATCGCGGCGACGTGGAAGCCGCCGAAGGCCGCGGTGCTTCGCCCCATCCAGGAGGCGTTCTTCGAGCAGCGCGCCCTGGAGCTCACCTACCGCACGAACGACGTGAGCACGGTGCGCGTCGTGGAGCCGCACTACCTGCTGCTCAGCTGGCCCGCCTGGTTCCTGCTCGTCTGGGACCACCTGCGGGGCGCGGTGCGCATGCTGCGCGTCGACCGCATCGAATCGACGCGCATCACCGCGTCGACGTTCCGCATCCGAAGCTCGGAGGCGATGCTCGCCTCGCTCGGCGACATCTTCTCCGCCCTCTAG